One Candidatus Kapaibacterium sp. genomic window carries:
- a CDS encoding ABC transporter ATP-binding protein/permease: MSGWVLLRETLRRFVLPSAGLLAAAVVLNALLSLLSTASIAIVDPIFRVLFGNQASAPAPSVPADVFAHVKQLLFGTLAAWLITPSHYDTLLRLGGVIFALFLCKNAVKYANSLVGLKLEEGIIKRIRDGLVHRMVRLSVGYFSGQRTGELMSIVTNDVAVLNSSLVGASLTLVREGLQAVFFLGLLVVLSWELTLIALSTSLVSFFLIRTATRYLRRYGSRMQAAMANYTAILQELLSAIRIVKAFSAEERMAAAFARETSAYVRSALKHQRVMALLPGINELLAVSALIVVLVLGGFRVFAGQMQPHELLTFLFCLFAVMSPIASVLHSLSQLQRGIVAAERVFRVLGEEPMIRSGHRPVQGFHKELRVERVSFAYRPGIPVLQDISFTLQRGKKLAIVGASGSGKSTLLDLLIRFYDPTQGRILLDGVDIRELRLEEYRALFGIVPQEAPLFNDTVANNIRFGAPEATLEEVVRAARLANAHDFIIELPQGYDTIVGDRGVLLSGGQRQRIAIARALIRNPAILLFDEATSALDSESERAVQQAIEQALEGRSAIIVAHRLSTIAHADEILVLERGRIVERGTHTELLARNGIYARLWTLQLVEPLPAANGNP, encoded by the coding sequence ATGAGTGGCTGGGTACTGCTGCGCGAGACTCTTCGCCGCTTCGTTCTGCCATCGGCTGGCCTCCTTGCTGCGGCGGTGGTACTGAATGCCCTGCTCTCGCTGCTGAGCACCGCCTCTATCGCGATTGTCGATCCGATCTTCCGGGTGCTCTTTGGAAACCAAGCTTCGGCACCGGCACCGTCCGTTCCAGCAGATGTCTTCGCACACGTAAAGCAGCTCCTCTTCGGCACGCTCGCCGCATGGCTCATCACGCCCTCACACTACGATACACTGCTGCGACTCGGCGGCGTCATCTTTGCCCTGTTCCTGTGCAAGAACGCTGTTAAATACGCCAACTCGCTTGTGGGGCTGAAGCTGGAGGAGGGGATCATCAAGCGGATTCGGGATGGACTGGTGCACCGCATGGTGCGGCTCTCGGTAGGCTACTTCTCGGGACAGCGAACTGGAGAGCTCATGTCCATCGTTACCAATGACGTCGCGGTACTCAACTCTAGCCTCGTCGGTGCTTCCCTGACACTTGTGCGAGAGGGGCTGCAGGCCGTCTTCTTCTTGGGGCTACTGGTGGTACTGTCATGGGAGCTCACGCTCATAGCACTGAGTACGAGCCTTGTGAGCTTCTTCCTCATCCGGACGGCGACACGGTATCTCCGTCGCTACGGTAGCCGCATGCAGGCTGCGATGGCCAACTACACAGCTATCCTCCAAGAGCTACTGAGCGCCATCCGGATTGTCAAGGCCTTCTCCGCCGAGGAGCGGATGGCGGCAGCATTTGCCCGCGAGACTTCTGCCTACGTCCGCTCTGCCCTCAAGCACCAGCGTGTGATGGCGCTCCTGCCTGGCATCAACGAGCTGCTGGCTGTCTCGGCTCTCATTGTGGTGCTCGTCCTCGGAGGCTTTCGAGTCTTCGCTGGGCAGATGCAGCCCCATGAGCTTCTGACGTTCCTGTTCTGCCTGTTTGCCGTAATGTCACCGATCGCCTCAGTGCTGCACTCGCTATCACAGCTTCAGCGAGGTATTGTAGCTGCTGAGCGCGTCTTCCGGGTCTTAGGCGAAGAACCTATGATCCGGTCTGGGCACCGTCCCGTCCAAGGCTTCCACAAGGAGCTGCGGGTCGAACGGGTGAGTTTTGCCTACCGCCCCGGTATCCCAGTCCTCCAGGATATCTCGTTCACGCTCCAGCGTGGCAAGAAGTTGGCAATCGTTGGAGCGAGTGGGAGCGGGAAGTCAACGCTCCTGGACCTCCTCATCCGCTTCTACGACCCCACACAAGGGCGCATCCTGCTGGACGGAGTGGACATCCGCGAGCTCCGTCTAGAAGAGTATCGAGCGCTCTTCGGGATCGTCCCGCAGGAAGCCCCGCTCTTCAACGACACTGTCGCAAACAACATCCGCTTTGGGGCTCCTGAGGCTACACTCGAGGAAGTCGTCCGGGCCGCTCGGCTGGCGAATGCCCACGACTTCATCATAGAGCTGCCGCAAGGGTACGACACCATTGTTGGCGACCGCGGTGTACTGCTCTCCGGCGGGCAACGCCAGCGGATTGCAATCGCACGGGCGCTGATCCGCAATCCTGCGATCCTGCTCTTCGACGAGGCTACCTCTGCCCTTGATTCCGAGTCCGAACGTGCCGTCCAGCAAGCCATCGAACAGGCTCTCGAGGGCCGCTCGGCCATCATTGTCGCCCATCGCCTCTCTACGATTGCCCATGCCGATGAAATCCTCGTCCTGGAACGCGGACGCATCGTTGAACGGGGTACCCACACAGAACTCCTAGCTCGCAACGGTATCTACGCGCGGCTCTGGACCTTGCAGCTTGTAGAGCCCCTACCGGCGGCGAACGGCAATCCGTAA
- a CDS encoding purine-nucleoside phosphorylase codes for MAPVILASLLGVRWLVVTNAAGAVTHAYAPGDVLLLRDALNLSFRSLPTADRCHISRHLFPHPEWRLRLRQHLEQLGVCYPEATYAAMLGPTYETPAEVRFLQRVGVEVVGMSTVHELQCAVALGIGALAFSVVTNWAAGLQSRPLSHAEVIEVARRAAPRLYRVVEAAFSVLPDL; via the coding sequence GTGGCTCCCGTGATACTTGCTTCCTTGCTAGGAGTCCGGTGGCTTGTGGTCACGAATGCTGCAGGGGCTGTGACGCATGCGTACGCTCCGGGTGATGTCCTGCTACTTCGAGATGCTCTCAATCTGAGCTTCCGCAGCCTACCTACGGCTGACCGGTGCCACATTTCGCGGCATCTCTTCCCACATCCTGAGTGGCGTCTTCGCCTACGGCAACATCTGGAGCAGCTCGGAGTCTGCTACCCGGAGGCTACGTATGCAGCTATGCTCGGTCCGACGTATGAAACGCCAGCGGAAGTCCGCTTTCTACAGCGTGTGGGAGTGGAGGTTGTGGGGATGTCAACGGTACACGAGCTGCAGTGCGCTGTTGCACTTGGGATTGGGGCGCTGGCCTTTTCCGTTGTGACGAACTGGGCTGCTGGACTACAGTCGCGGCCACTCTCCCATGCAGAGGTCATAGAGGTCGCAAGGAGAGCAGCTCCGCGGTTGTATCGGGTTGTAGAGGCGGCCTTCTCTGTGCTTCCAGACCTATAG
- a CDS encoding oligosaccharide flippase family protein, whose product MVRLREHIGTITWAVATRLLFVGYGFVMLLQIAVVPPHEYGLFALLVTVQTWIFILSDSSALLGLVQFGVEPEEQPRINLLVGLLHTGIAMGLAACFWALRFPLAQLFREPQLVQVATLLVPFCAVSVPRTFCAKLLYRELAMRQVFWLDLSWVGTMALLTVWLLWQHQLRGFKELATIAVVGMGVSSVVGLWLCRSWLRFGWHGRTRLRDILRFTLPQALASALHTGMRQLDVYVVQYFFGIAVVGVYQTAKTFNRVFDTVFDLVAGLLHPAAVRLLSVGAEEGLRTLLAKTLSVTFLAIAVIVALLEVGSADLLLAPLLVAEYEPAIAYFKLFALGALGIPFAVLGPAILAIGRSGRMLGHIAVATLLGMAVFVIVGHFSAASLAPLGLVAYTATLGLLNFRFIQRRFRISWRELFRGVADLKGFVQSLRSQQV is encoded by the coding sequence ATGGTGCGCTTGCGGGAGCATATCGGTACAATCACATGGGCGGTGGCTACGCGGCTACTCTTCGTCGGGTACGGGTTCGTGATGCTGCTGCAGATTGCCGTTGTGCCCCCACACGAGTATGGGCTGTTCGCCCTCCTGGTGACAGTGCAGACGTGGATCTTCATCCTCAGCGATTCCTCTGCCCTTCTGGGGCTCGTTCAATTCGGAGTAGAGCCGGAAGAGCAGCCACGGATCAACCTCCTGGTCGGGCTTCTCCACACAGGGATCGCTATGGGACTTGCTGCCTGCTTTTGGGCCTTGCGTTTCCCGCTTGCCCAGCTCTTTCGTGAGCCACAGCTTGTGCAGGTTGCCACACTCCTGGTCCCCTTCTGCGCTGTCAGCGTACCGAGGACGTTCTGCGCAAAGCTTCTCTACCGAGAGTTGGCGATGCGGCAGGTCTTCTGGCTGGATCTGAGCTGGGTGGGGACGATGGCACTCCTTACGGTGTGGCTACTGTGGCAGCATCAGCTCCGGGGGTTCAAGGAGCTAGCGACAATTGCTGTGGTGGGCATGGGAGTAAGCTCTGTCGTTGGTCTCTGGCTCTGTCGTTCGTGGCTCCGCTTCGGATGGCATGGACGGACGCGGCTGCGGGATATCCTCCGTTTCACCCTTCCCCAGGCTCTCGCTTCAGCGCTCCACACGGGAATGCGGCAGCTGGATGTCTACGTAGTGCAGTACTTTTTCGGCATAGCGGTTGTTGGTGTCTACCAGACTGCTAAGACCTTCAATCGAGTCTTCGACACGGTCTTTGACCTCGTGGCAGGCCTCCTCCATCCGGCAGCCGTACGGTTGCTCTCGGTTGGTGCGGAAGAGGGGCTCCGGACCTTGCTGGCAAAGACGCTGTCGGTAACCTTTCTAGCTATTGCGGTGATTGTTGCGCTCTTAGAGGTTGGCAGTGCGGACCTCCTCCTCGCTCCACTCCTTGTGGCTGAGTATGAGCCAGCGATTGCGTACTTCAAGCTATTTGCCTTAGGGGCCTTGGGGATCCCGTTTGCAGTGCTGGGGCCAGCAATCTTGGCTATCGGACGCTCTGGCCGGATGCTCGGCCATATTGCCGTTGCGACCCTTTTGGGTATGGCAGTATTTGTTATCGTTGGGCACTTCTCGGCTGCTTCCCTGGCTCCATTAGGGCTCGTTGCCTATACAGCAACCCTTGGCCTGCTCAACTTTCGGTTTATCCAACGGCGCTTTCGCATCTCTTGGCGGGAGCTCTTTCGGGGCGTTGCTGACCTTAAGGGGTTTGTCCAGAGCCTCCGCTCTCAGCAGGTATGA
- a CDS encoding permease-like cell division protein FtsX, which translates to MMRLLGHLWKRHAGLLSLWAGSVALGTMLLLLWIQVGWWLQRTWQEERERLRVQVICHREVVPTVNHLLQQLPVVAAVEIIAPEEGWRMLQSMLGIAPIASGDTLLPAVCSVAISNSASVEELEKLSEQLRSLHGVYEVAAPLEPLQRLVAWHHWGQMGWYSVGGVVGLLWLLNAVAILRAVRRRAKTYGVLLLLGVVPRQVQLPLLVGLWGGVFFGVLVGCMLWLGGWYARLSPLWVSVPFDEAFAEGQWQWAAGIVGTWLGIVTGLALVANRRGLSEVQKGQNC; encoded by the coding sequence ATGATGCGGCTCTTGGGGCACTTGTGGAAGCGTCATGCTGGTCTCCTGAGCCTCTGGGCTGGGAGCGTGGCGCTGGGAACAATGTTGCTGCTACTGTGGATCCAAGTTGGCTGGTGGCTCCAGCGTACGTGGCAGGAGGAGAGAGAACGGCTCCGTGTTCAGGTCATCTGTCACCGGGAAGTCGTTCCAACCGTCAACCATCTGCTGCAGCAGCTGCCGGTTGTTGCAGCAGTGGAGATCATCGCTCCCGAGGAAGGGTGGCGGATGCTGCAGAGCATGCTCGGCATCGCACCCATTGCGTCTGGCGACACTCTGTTACCGGCCGTATGCAGTGTGGCCATCAGCAACTCCGCGTCTGTAGAGGAACTCGAGAAGCTCTCGGAGCAGCTTCGCTCTCTGCATGGTGTCTACGAAGTAGCCGCACCTCTGGAGCCGCTACAAAGGCTTGTAGCATGGCATCACTGGGGCCAGATGGGATGGTACAGTGTGGGGGGAGTTGTAGGTCTACTGTGGCTGCTGAATGCTGTGGCGATTTTGAGAGCAGTCCGACGTCGGGCCAAGACGTACGGAGTACTGCTCCTGCTTGGTGTGGTGCCAAGACAGGTGCAACTGCCGCTGCTGGTGGGGCTGTGGGGTGGTGTATTCTTTGGGGTCCTTGTGGGGTGTATGCTATGGCTGGGAGGGTGGTATGCGCGGCTGAGTCCTCTTTGGGTCTCCGTTCCTTTTGACGAGGCCTTCGCTGAAGGGCAGTGGCAATGGGCAGCGGGTATCGTGGGGACATGGCTTGGGATTGTCACCGGCTTGGCGCTTGTAGCGAACCGTAGAGGGCTCAGTGAGGTACAGAAGGGGCAGAATTGTTAA
- the dapB gene encoding 4-hydroxy-tetrahydrodipicolinate reductase: protein MPKPALLLVGYGRMGREVEALAREWQFPIVGIASRSRPLEESMLQQAEVVVDFSVPEAVLPTAQRVLAAGKRMVIGTTGWAERRQELAALVEQTGGGVIYGSNFSLGMQLFLLLVRYAARLTRPFEDYDVWVHELHHRHKRDAPSGTALMLAEAILQELPRKQRVVTDLRGPLLPEELHVSSSRGGEVVGVHTVSIGTAGETIELIHRATSRRAFAIGALLAAEWIVQRRGFYEFAEVVGKLLR from the coding sequence ATGCCAAAGCCAGCTCTCCTGCTGGTTGGCTACGGGCGGATGGGGCGGGAAGTAGAAGCACTTGCTCGGGAGTGGCAGTTCCCGATTGTCGGGATTGCTTCCCGCTCCCGTCCGCTTGAGGAGTCAATGCTGCAGCAGGCTGAGGTTGTAGTGGATTTCTCAGTTCCCGAGGCCGTTCTGCCAACTGCCCAGCGGGTTCTGGCAGCAGGCAAGCGGATGGTCATTGGCACCACCGGCTGGGCAGAACGGCGTCAGGAACTAGCGGCACTGGTCGAACAGACGGGTGGAGGAGTCATCTACGGCAGCAACTTCTCGCTTGGGATGCAGCTCTTCCTCCTGTTGGTGCGGTATGCGGCTCGGCTGACTCGGCCGTTTGAGGACTACGACGTTTGGGTGCATGAGCTGCATCATCGGCACAAGCGGGACGCTCCGAGCGGGACAGCGCTGATGCTAGCCGAGGCGATTCTCCAGGAGCTTCCGCGTAAGCAGCGAGTGGTGACGGATCTCCGCGGCCCGCTGCTGCCGGAAGAGCTGCACGTGAGCTCCTCGCGGGGTGGGGAGGTCGTTGGGGTCCACACCGTCTCTATCGGCACTGCAGGTGAGACGATCGAGCTCATTCATCGGGCGACGAGCCGCCGTGCGTTTGCTATTGGGGCGTTGCTGGCTGCCGAGTGGATTGTGCAGCGTCGTGGGTTCTATGAGTTCGCTGAAGTGGTGGGTAAATTGCTGCGGTAG
- a CDS encoding glycosyltransferase family 9 protein: MADPLLKRAELWVRRQLLRRWNGAAPCTITAPQLSVAVDEGTRILFLRQDRIGDVLVSIPVLRILRSAFPNAELGIVLGPNNWEARHAVEPYVTRCWRYDKRPLAVARLFRRLRQYGYSIAVDLMDNPSVTSTLFLQLLNAPIRIGIAKGNDRAYTHVVPLLDTSRYHIVERIAQLLLPFGIDPTQQDLHLEYPLSASDRQWARSVLGERRRAYRVGIVIAASHPSKYWGTERWICFLRMLQERHPEAEVLLFASPTYEREQHAIAQATEARRVPIVPSFHQFAALLEQCDVIVTPDTAAVHLAAAWQRPCVALYVWDRPELLPWFPYGSPYEAVFTRTSPLERIPAEEVMTAFSRLVQRVSLPTSPR; encoded by the coding sequence ATGGCAGACCCTCTCCTCAAACGGGCAGAGCTATGGGTACGCCGGCAACTTCTGCGGCGATGGAATGGAGCCGCCCCTTGCACTATTACCGCCCCACAGCTCTCCGTTGCAGTCGACGAGGGCACCCGGATCCTCTTTCTCCGGCAGGACCGCATCGGCGACGTTCTCGTCAGCATTCCCGTCCTACGCATTCTGCGGTCTGCCTTCCCAAACGCTGAGCTTGGGATCGTGCTAGGCCCTAACAACTGGGAAGCCCGCCACGCTGTGGAGCCATATGTTACCCGCTGCTGGCGGTACGACAAGCGTCCACTGGCAGTAGCACGTCTCTTCCGAAGGCTCCGCCAGTATGGCTATAGTATCGCTGTGGACCTTATGGACAATCCGTCCGTCACCTCAACGCTCTTCCTGCAGCTGCTGAACGCCCCGATCCGTATCGGGATTGCCAAGGGAAATGACAGGGCCTACACGCACGTGGTGCCTCTCCTGGATACCTCTCGCTACCACATTGTAGAGCGGATCGCCCAGCTCCTCCTCCCATTCGGGATTGACCCAACGCAGCAGGACCTCCACTTGGAGTACCCCCTTAGCGCCAGTGACCGCCAATGGGCACGGAGCGTGCTAGGGGAACGGCGGCGAGCATACCGCGTGGGTATCGTCATTGCAGCATCTCACCCCAGCAAGTACTGGGGAACGGAGCGTTGGATCTGCTTTCTCAGAATGCTGCAGGAACGGCACCCAGAAGCGGAAGTGCTCCTCTTCGCTTCTCCCACATACGAGCGGGAACAGCATGCGATCGCTCAAGCCACCGAGGCCCGCAGGGTTCCAATAGTCCCATCTTTCCACCAATTCGCGGCGCTGCTGGAGCAGTGCGATGTGATTGTCACTCCAGACACCGCCGCGGTCCATCTGGCAGCAGCCTGGCAGCGCCCATGCGTTGCGCTCTACGTCTGGGACCGTCCTGAACTGCTGCCGTGGTTCCCTTACGGCTCTCCGTACGAAGCAGTCTTCACCCGAACGAGTCCGCTAGAGCGCATCCCCGCTGAGGAGGTTATGACTGCCTTCTCCCGCTTGGTGCAGCGTGTCAGCCTGCCGACCTCTCCACGATGA
- a CDS encoding DUF1573 domain-containing protein, with protein sequence MSSLKWWVNCCGSIVGLLVLASWLETAQCGAPEIEFLQPLPVIELPASERFASATVLFRNVGGTPLRIRNVRSDCWCATAVVQQAEVLPDSLGMLRVQVSAAGLGQDSLAWLTFSVESNACNSPTPLRIAVRRR encoded by the coding sequence ATGAGTTCGCTGAAGTGGTGGGTAAATTGCTGCGGTAGTATCGTCGGTCTCCTCGTGCTGGCGTCGTGGTTGGAGACTGCACAGTGTGGCGCGCCGGAAATAGAGTTCTTGCAGCCGCTGCCGGTCATAGAGCTCCCCGCTAGTGAACGGTTCGCCTCGGCCACGGTGCTCTTCCGCAACGTTGGGGGTACACCGCTGCGCATACGGAATGTGCGGAGCGACTGCTGGTGTGCTACAGCGGTTGTTCAGCAGGCCGAGGTCCTGCCGGATTCCCTCGGAATGCTCCGAGTTCAGGTCTCCGCCGCAGGGTTGGGGCAGGATAGCCTGGCGTGGCTCACTTTCTCGGTGGAGAGCAACGCCTGCAACAGTCCGACTCCGTTACGGATTGCCGTTCGCCGCCGGTAG